The DNA segment GCGGTTGCGCGTGCGCGCCACGTGCGAGATGAGCTGCTCGAACGCCGGGTAGGCGAACGCGTCGAACTGCATCTCCACGACGGGGCGCAGGCCGTACATGGCCATGCCCACCGCGGTGCCCAGGATGCCCGCCTCGGCCAGCGGCGTGTCGGTGCAGCGGTCCTCGCCGAACTCCTTGGCGAGCCCGTCGGTGACCCGGAAGACACCGCCGAGGGTGCCGACGTCCTCACCCATGACGTGCACGGTGGGGTCGTCCGCCATGGCGTCGCGCAGCCCGCGGGTGAGGGCCTGCGCCATGGTGGCCGCCTTGGCGGCGACGGTGGTCATCGGTGCGACCCTTCCGACTCGGCTTCAAGCTCGGCCCTCAACTGAGCCTGCTGTTCCCGCAGTTGCTGTGTGGGCTCGGCGTACACATGGCCGAACAGGTCCATCGGGTCGAGCGCCGGGTCCTGGTTCATGCGTTCGCGCAGGTCGGCGGCCATGGTTTCGGCGGCGTCCCGCGCGGCCTGCTTGCCGGCCTCGTCGAGCAGGCCGCGCTCGGTCAGCTCGTGCTCCAGGAGCGTGATCGGGTCGTGCCCGCGCCAGGTCTCGACCTCGGAGTCGCCGCGGTAGCGGGTCGCGTCGTCGGCGTTGGTGTGGGCGTCGATGCGGTAGGTGATCGCTTCGATCAGCGTGGGGCCGCCGCCCGCGCGGGCGTGCCGTACGGCGTCGCTCAGCACCTCGTGCACGGCGGCCGCGTCGTTGCCGTCGACCAGGCGGCCGGGCATGCCGTAGCCGACGGCCTTGTGGGCCAGCGACGGGGCCGCGGTCTGCTTGGCGAGCGGGACGGAGATCGCGAAGCCGTTGTTCTGGACGAGGAAGACGACCGGTGCCTGCCATACGGCGGCGAAGTTCAGCGCCTCGTGGAAGTCGCCCTCGCTGGTGCCGCCGTCGCCGACCATGGCGAGCGCGACCACGTCGTCGCCCTTGAGGCGGGCGGCGTGCGCGAGGCCGACGGCGTGCGGGAGCTGGGTGGCGAGCGGCGTGCACAGGGGGGCCACGCGGTGCTCATAGGGGTCGTAGCCGGTGTGCCAGTCGCCGCGAAGCAGGGTCAGCGCCTCGACGGGGTCGACGCCGCGTGCCACGACCGCGAGCGTGTCGCGGTAGCTCGGGAAGAGCCAGTCGCGCTCCTCGAGGGCGAGCGCGGCGGCGACCTCGCAGGCCTCCTGGCCGGTGGTGGACGGGTAGACGGCGAGGCGGCCCTGCTTGGTGAGCGCGGTCGCCTGCGCGTTGTACCGGCGGCCCCGCACCAGCTCGGCGTACAGCCGGCGCAGCAGGTCCGGGTCGGCCTTCGCGGCGGCCTCGGTGCCGAGGACGCGGTACGGCTCCGCGTCGGGCAGCAGCGGCGCGGGGTCCATGCGGGGCTGCCAGGCGGGCGGCGGCGATGGCCGGTACGCGCCTCGCTGCTCCATGACCGTCATGACGGCACCTCCTCGTGGGAGCGGCTACGGGAGGCGCAGCTCCAGTGACGCGCCTCACCTACCGATTGTTCGGTCGACGGCACATTTTGGCTACAGGCACCCTCAGGCTGTGGACAAACGGTTCTCCACAGCCTCCAATGAACGCAGTACGTCCACGGAGGGAAGGTGGGGGGACATGGCGCCTGAACAAATGGCCGAAAGCCCGGACGACGGCGCCCCCCTGCCACCGGCCCGCCCGCTCGACGCCATCGACGAGGACATCCTCCAGATGCTCCAGGCGGACGGCCGCGCGTCGATACGGTCGGTCGCCGAGCGGGTCCATGTCTCCCGTGCCAACGCCTACGCCCGCATCAACCGCCTCGTCGAGGACGGCGTCATCCGCGGTTTCGGCGCCCGCGTCAACCACGAACGCGCCGGTCACGGAACCTCGGCCTACATCACCCTCAAGATCGTCCAGAACACCTGGCGCACGGTCCGCGAGCAGCTCAGACAGCTGCCGGGTGCCTCTCACATCGCCCTCGTCGGGGGCGATTTCGATGTCCTGCTGCTGGTCCACACCTCCGACAACAGGGCACTGCGCGAACTGGTCCTCACCCGCCTCCAGGCGATCCCCGAGGTGCTCAGTACGCGCACGCTGCTGGTGTTCGAGGAGGAGGACCTGGAGCCGCAGGGCTGAGCGCGGGACCGGCGGTGCGGCAGCGCCCAGGCGGTCGCGAGCGGGACGAACCCCCAGTGGGTCACCATCGCGCGCGTACTCAGGCCGCCCGGCACGCAGGATCGGCGAGCGCGGGGGTCAGCTCGCCCGGCGCAGTCCCCCGAAGACCAGCCGCGCCACCGTGTCGGCGACCTCGCGCTCGTTCATGCCGCGGCCGTCCGGGCGGTACCACTCGACGATCGAGTTGATCATGCCGAAGACGAGCCGGGTCGCCAGCCGGACCTCCACGTCCGCGCGCACCTCCCCGTCGGCGGCGGCCGCCTTCAGCAGGGCGGCGACCTGGTGGTCGAAGTCGCGGCGCCGCTCCAGGGCCCACCGCTCGGTGTCGGTGTTGCCGCGCACACGCAGCAGCAGCGTCACGTACGGCAGGTCCGCTATGAGCACCTCGACCATGCGCCGTACGACGTACTCGAGCCGGTCGGCGGCGTGCCCCCCGCGCGCGTGCTCCTCGTCGAGGATCCCGAAGAGGCCGTCCAGCGCCCGGCTGACAGCCCGGCGCAGCAGCTCTTCCTTGCCCGTGACGTGGTGGTAGATCGACGACTTGGAGATGCCGGCCGCGCGGGAGAGGTGCTCCATGGAGGTGCCGTCGTAGCCGCGCTCGTTGAAGACCTGCACGGCGACGGAGAGCAGCGTCTCCGGGGTGTACGTGTCGCGCTTGGCGGTGGTCATGAGGTCCTGCCCTCCCGCTTGTCGGAGGCGTACGCGTGGCGGTACAGCGCGAGGGACGGCGCGTAGCGGCCGGAGGGGTCACGGAGGTGCAGGTCGTCGAGCAGGGCGTACGCCCAGTTGCGGCCGAGCCTGCGGCTCCACTCGAAGGGCCCGAGCGGGTAGTTCACGCCCAGGCGCATCGCGGTGTCGATGTCCTCCTCGGTGGCCACCCCCTTGGCCACCGCGTCGTGCGCGAGGTCGACGATCCGGGCGACCGTACGGGCGACGATCATGCCGGGGACGTCGCCGATGACACTGACCTTCTTGCCGAGCGCCTGGAAGAGGCCGGTGGCCTCGGCGAGGGTCTGCTGCGCGGTGTCCTGGGAGGCGGACAGGGCGATCCGGGTGGCCCGGCGGTAGTCGACGGCGAGGTCGAAGTAGACGACGTCCCGGAACTCCACCGACGTCTGGCCGTCGGCGAGCGCGAGCTGGCCGCCGCCGGGCAGCACCAGGCGGGTGCCGTGGTCCTCGTCCTCCTCACGCACCGGAATGCCCGCCTCGCGGATCAGCGCGAGCAGCTCGGAGGCAGGGCCCAGGTCGCCCTCGACGACGACGTAGGCGGGCTGCCGGGCCTTCTCGGCGGTGTGCGGCTCGGAGGCCTCGGCTTCGTCCGCGTAGTCGTACCAGCCGTGCCCGCTCTTGCGGCCGAGCCGGCCGGACTCGACCAGGCGCCGCTGGGCGAGCGAGGGCGTGAAGCGCACGTCCTGGAAGAAGGACTGCCACACGGAGCGCGTGACGGACTCGTTGACGTCCTGCCCGATGAGGTCGGTCAGCTCGAACGCGCCCATCCTGAAGCCGCCGCACTCGCGCAGGACGGCGTCGATGGTGGCCGGATCCGCGCCCTGTGCCTCGTAGACCGCGAAGGCCTCGGCGTAGAAGGGCCGCGCGATGCGGTTGACGATGAAGCCGGGGGTGTCCGCGCAGGCGACCGGCGTCTTGCCCCACGCGCGTGCCGTCTCGTACGCGCGCGTGGCCGACGAGACGTCGGTGGCGAACCCGGAGACCACCTCGACCAGCGGCAGCAGCGGCGCGGGGTTGAAGAAGTGCAGGCCGACGAAGCGGCCGGGGTTGTCCAGAGCGCCGCCGATGGCCGTCACCGACAGGGACGAGGTGTTGGTGGCGAGCAGGCAGTCCTCGCCGACGATGTCCTCCAGCGCGCGCAGCAGCTCCTGCTTGACGTCGAGGCGCTCCAGGACGGCCTCGACGACCAGGGAGCAGTCCGCGAGCTCGGCGAGGGACTCGGCGGGCAGCAGCCGCGCGCGGGCCGCGTCCCGGGCGGCGCCGGTGAGGCGGTCCTTCTCGACGAGCCGGTCGAGTCGCGCGCCGATCGCTTCGGCGGCGGCCTGGGCGCGCCCCGGAGCAGCGTCGTACAGCCGTACGGGGTGGCCCGCCACCAACGCGACCTGGGCGATGCCCTGGCCCATGGTGCCGGTGCCGACGACGGCCACGGGGCTGCTGAGGTCGAGTGCTGTCATGTGCGCGATCCTCCCGCACGGGGTTTTCCACAGATGCGGCGGACCCCCTTGAACCGACCGATCGTTCGGTTACTCTAACTCTGACTGGCTGTTCCTGCCCATGTTTCTGCCCAGGTCATGAGCTCGACGGAGAGCTCTTGAAACGAGGAGTTGGTCCCGCATGGCCGCCGAACTGACCGCCCACGAGCTGATCGCCAAGCACCGGCCCACCCTCGACCAGGCGCTGGAAGCGATCCGCACACGTGCGTACTGGTCCCCGCACCCCGAGCACCCCAAGGCCTACGGCGAAAACGGCAGCCTGGACGCGGCGGCGGGCAAGGCCGCCTTCGACGCCCTCCTCGGAGGGCGCCTCGACCTCGGCCAGCCCGGCACCGACGGCTGGGTGGGCGGCGAGGCCTCCCCGTACGGCATCGAGCTGGGCGTCGAGTACCCGCACGCGGACATCGACCAGCTGCTGCCCGCCATGAAGTCCGGCATGCGAGCGTGGCGGGACGCGGGCGCGGAGATGCGCGCGGTGGTCTGTCTGGAGATCCTCAAGCGGATCAGCGACCGTACACACGAGTTCGCGCACGCGGTCATGCACACCTCCGGCCAGGCCTTCATGATGTCGTTCCAGGCGGGCGGCCCGCACGCCCAGGACCGCGGCATGGAGGCGGTGGCGTACGCGTACGTCGAGCAGGTGCGCACCCCCGACACGGCGGAGTGGACCAAGCCGCAGGGCAAGCGCGACCCGCTCGCCCTGAACAAGCAGTTCACGCCGGTCCCGCGCGGGATCGCGATGGTCATCGGCTGCAACACCTTCCCGACCTGGAACGGCTACCCGGGCCTGTTCGCCTCCCTCGCCACCGGCAACGCGGTCCTCGTGAAGCCCCACCCGCGCGCGGTGCTGCCGCTCGCACTCACCGTGCAGGTCGGCCGGCAGGTGCTCGCCGAGGCGGGCTTCGACGCGAACCTGGTCGCGCTGGCCGCCGAGCGCCCCGGCGAGGGCATCGCCAAGACGCTGGCCACCCGCCCGGAGATCCGGATCATCGACTACACGGGCTCGACCGTCTTCGGTGACTGGCTGGAGGCCAACGCCCGCCAGGCGCAGGTCTTCACCGAGAAGGCCGGCGTCAACACGGTGATCGTCGACTCGACGGACAACTACAAGGGCATGCTCTCCAACCTGGCGTTCTCGCTGTCCCTGTACAGCGGCCAGATGTGCACCACCCCGCAGAACCTGCTCATCCCCCGTGACGGTATCCGCACCGAGGAGGGCCCCCGGACCTTCGACGAGGTCGTCGCCGACCTCGCCCGCTCGGTCGACGGCCTCCTCGGCGACGACGCCCGCGCGAACGCGCTGCTCGGCGCGA comes from the Streptomyces sp. NBC_00443 genome and includes:
- a CDS encoding TetR/AcrR family transcriptional regulator — encoded protein: MTTAKRDTYTPETLLSVAVQVFNERGYDGTSMEHLSRAAGISKSSIYHHVTGKEELLRRAVSRALDGLFGILDEEHARGGHAADRLEYVVRRMVEVLIADLPYVTLLLRVRGNTDTERWALERRRDFDHQVAALLKAAAADGEVRADVEVRLATRLVFGMINSIVEWYRPDGRGMNEREVADTVARLVFGGLRRAS
- a CDS encoding Lrp/AsnC family transcriptional regulator, translating into MAESPDDGAPLPPARPLDAIDEDILQMLQADGRASIRSVAERVHVSRANAYARINRLVEDGVIRGFGARVNHERAGHGTSAYITLKIVQNTWRTVREQLRQLPGASHIALVGGDFDVLLLVHTSDNRALRELVLTRLQAIPEVLSTRTLLVFEEEDLEPQG
- the pdhA gene encoding pyruvate dehydrogenase (acetyl-transferring) E1 component subunit alpha; translation: MTVMEQRGAYRPSPPPAWQPRMDPAPLLPDAEPYRVLGTEAAAKADPDLLRRLYAELVRGRRYNAQATALTKQGRLAVYPSTTGQEACEVAAALALEERDWLFPSYRDTLAVVARGVDPVEALTLLRGDWHTGYDPYEHRVAPLCTPLATQLPHAVGLAHAARLKGDDVVALAMVGDGGTSEGDFHEALNFAAVWQAPVVFLVQNNGFAISVPLAKQTAAPSLAHKAVGYGMPGRLVDGNDAAAVHEVLSDAVRHARAGGGPTLIEAITYRIDAHTNADDATRYRGDSEVETWRGHDPITLLEHELTERGLLDEAGKQAARDAAETMAADLRERMNQDPALDPMDLFGHVYAEPTQQLREQQAQLRAELEAESEGSHR
- a CDS encoding 3-hydroxyacyl-CoA dehydrogenase; translation: MTALDLSSPVAVVGTGTMGQGIAQVALVAGHPVRLYDAAPGRAQAAAEAIGARLDRLVEKDRLTGAARDAARARLLPAESLAELADCSLVVEAVLERLDVKQELLRALEDIVGEDCLLATNTSSLSVTAIGGALDNPGRFVGLHFFNPAPLLPLVEVVSGFATDVSSATRAYETARAWGKTPVACADTPGFIVNRIARPFYAEAFAVYEAQGADPATIDAVLRECGGFRMGAFELTDLIGQDVNESVTRSVWQSFFQDVRFTPSLAQRRLVESGRLGRKSGHGWYDYADEAEASEPHTAEKARQPAYVVVEGDLGPASELLALIREAGIPVREEDEDHGTRLVLPGGGQLALADGQTSVEFRDVVYFDLAVDYRRATRIALSASQDTAQQTLAEATGLFQALGKKVSVIGDVPGMIVARTVARIVDLAHDAVAKGVATEEDIDTAMRLGVNYPLGPFEWSRRLGRNWAYALLDDLHLRDPSGRYAPSLALYRHAYASDKREGRTS
- the paaN gene encoding phenylacetic acid degradation protein PaaN, which codes for MAAELTAHELIAKHRPTLDQALEAIRTRAYWSPHPEHPKAYGENGSLDAAAGKAAFDALLGGRLDLGQPGTDGWVGGEASPYGIELGVEYPHADIDQLLPAMKSGMRAWRDAGAEMRAVVCLEILKRISDRTHEFAHAVMHTSGQAFMMSFQAGGPHAQDRGMEAVAYAYVEQVRTPDTAEWTKPQGKRDPLALNKQFTPVPRGIAMVIGCNTFPTWNGYPGLFASLATGNAVLVKPHPRAVLPLALTVQVGRQVLAEAGFDANLVALAAERPGEGIAKTLATRPEIRIIDYTGSTVFGDWLEANARQAQVFTEKAGVNTVIVDSTDNYKGMLSNLAFSLSLYSGQMCTTPQNLLIPRDGIRTEEGPRTFDEVVADLARSVDGLLGDDARANALLGAIVNPDVKARLEAAAGLGEVALASREIANPEFPDAVVRTPVIVKLDGAKPDDEAAYMSECFGPVSFAVAVDSAADAVELLRRTVREKGAMTVGAYTTDDEVEQAVQEACLDEAAQLSLNLTGGVYVNQTAAFSDFHGSGGNPAANSALCDGAFVANRFRVIEVRREA